The stretch of DNA GATTATTGGCCGTAATTGGTAAGTGACATTTGTCCTTGATTGGGTGTGACAAATGTCACCAGGACATATATCGCCGGGATCACTGTAGCGCGCGGAGTTGCGGCATGCGCAGCCACAGCCAACCGGCAAAACCCAGCGAGATCAACGCGCTAATAATAATGGTAGTTGGTTCACCAAAAACCTCGGCCACCCAACCGGCCAGCAGCGCGCCCAGGGGCATCAATCCAAAAAAGCTCAGGGTGTAAATGCTGACCACCCGGCCCCGCAACTCGTCGGCCACCAGTGTTTGGATGAGGGCATTGGCCATATTGAACAATACCATAAAACCCCAGCCAACCCCCCCCAGGGCCAACAAAGAGAGGGGCAGCCAG from Anaerolineae bacterium encodes:
- a CDS encoding MFS transporter gives rise to the protein MITFPLMLLFFAGASWLPLSLLALGGVGWGFMVLFNMANALIQTLVADELRGRVVSIYTLSFFGLMPLGALLAGWVAEVFGEPTTIIISALISLGFAGWLWLRMPQLRALQ